The following proteins come from a genomic window of Mycobacterium sp. DL:
- a CDS encoding Tex family protein, whose product MKSVNARFAEELAVGEGQVVAAVRLLDEGATVPFIARYRKEVTGSLDDGQLRSLEERLGYLRELDDRRNAVLASITEQGKLTDELRRSLMAADTKARVEDIYLPYKPKRRTRAQIAREAGLEPLADQLLSDPATVPEVAAGGFLGEAVADTAAALEGARHIIVERAAEDAELVGALRERFWEKGSLRSRQSSEVVTGSAADQKAQKFRDYFEFSESLSTMPSHRVLAVLRGEKEQVLGLTLDGGDDDDVYQAMIARALGINMTAAAAATPWLVNTVGFAWRTRLSVSASVDARVRLRLRAEEDAVAVFAKNLKDLLLAAPAGNRATLGLDPGFRTGVKVAVVDGTGKVVDTCAIFPHQPQKQWDAAKATLAALVARHGVELIAVGNGTASRETDALAAELINDIRGAGASAPAKAMVSEAGASVYSASAYAAHELPELDVTLRGAVSIARRLQDPLAELVKIEPKSIGVGQYQHDVTPGILARSLGAVVEDAVNAVGVDLNTASAPLLARVSGITETLAEAIVAHRDQTGRFQNRRALLKVPRLGPKAFEQCAGFLRIRDGEDPLDASGVHPEAYPVVRRILDRSGVTLAEIIGDERALRSLRPAEFADDRFGIPTVTDILAELEKPGRDPRPAFTTATFASGVEKVGDLKAGMVLEGVVTNVAAFGAFVDVGVHQDGLVHVSAMADRFVSDPHEVVRSGQVVKVKVLDVDVERQRIGLSLRLNDAPPQRAATGERPKRAPAPREALGKGRKPKRPNDSGRRETATSSGSMAQALRDAGFGR is encoded by the coding sequence GTGAAATCGGTCAACGCCCGTTTCGCTGAGGAACTCGCTGTCGGGGAGGGTCAGGTCGTCGCCGCGGTGCGGTTGCTCGACGAGGGTGCGACGGTTCCGTTCATCGCGAGGTATCGCAAAGAGGTCACCGGCAGTCTCGACGACGGGCAGTTGCGTTCGCTCGAGGAGCGGCTCGGGTATCTGCGCGAGCTCGACGACCGGCGCAACGCCGTGCTGGCCTCGATCACCGAGCAGGGCAAGCTCACCGACGAGCTGAGACGCTCGCTGATGGCTGCGGACACCAAGGCCCGGGTGGAGGACATCTACCTGCCCTACAAGCCGAAGCGGCGGACCAGAGCGCAGATCGCCCGGGAAGCCGGACTCGAGCCGCTTGCCGACCAATTGCTCTCCGACCCGGCGACGGTTCCGGAGGTCGCGGCCGGCGGTTTCCTCGGCGAGGCCGTGGCCGACACCGCCGCGGCGTTGGAGGGCGCCCGCCACATCATCGTCGAACGGGCCGCCGAGGATGCCGAGCTCGTCGGCGCGCTGCGCGAACGGTTCTGGGAGAAGGGCTCGTTGCGGTCCCGACAGTCCTCCGAGGTGGTCACCGGCAGCGCGGCCGATCAGAAGGCGCAGAAGTTCCGGGACTACTTCGAGTTCTCCGAATCGCTGTCGACGATGCCGTCGCACCGGGTGCTCGCGGTGTTGCGTGGTGAGAAGGAACAGGTACTCGGGCTGACTCTCGACGGCGGCGATGACGATGACGTGTACCAGGCGATGATCGCCAGGGCCCTCGGCATCAACATGACCGCGGCCGCGGCGGCGACACCGTGGCTGGTGAACACCGTCGGCTTCGCGTGGCGCACCAGGCTGTCCGTCTCCGCGTCGGTGGATGCCCGGGTGCGGCTGCGACTGCGCGCCGAGGAGGACGCCGTGGCGGTGTTCGCCAAGAACCTCAAGGACCTTCTGCTCGCGGCCCCCGCCGGCAACCGTGCCACCCTCGGTCTGGATCCGGGCTTCCGGACCGGCGTCAAGGTCGCTGTCGTCGACGGCACCGGCAAGGTGGTGGACACCTGCGCGATCTTCCCGCACCAGCCGCAGAAGCAGTGGGATGCGGCGAAGGCGACTCTGGCTGCGCTCGTCGCCCGGCACGGGGTCGAGTTGATCGCGGTCGGAAACGGCACGGCCTCACGCGAGACCGACGCCCTGGCAGCCGAACTCATCAACGACATCCGCGGCGCCGGAGCGTCCGCACCGGCGAAGGCCATGGTGAGTGAGGCCGGGGCATCGGTGTACTCCGCCTCGGCCTACGCGGCGCACGAACTGCCTGAACTCGACGTCACGCTGCGAGGAGCGGTGTCGATCGCCCGGCGGCTACAGGATCCGCTGGCCGAGCTGGTCAAGATCGAGCCCAAGTCGATCGGCGTGGGGCAGTACCAGCACGACGTGACACCGGGAATCCTCGCCCGCAGTCTGGGCGCAGTGGTCGAGGACGCGGTCAATGCCGTGGGTGTGGATCTGAACACCGCCTCGGCGCCGCTGCTGGCCCGCGTCTCGGGGATCACCGAGACCCTGGCCGAAGCGATCGTCGCGCACCGCGACCAGACCGGTCGATTCCAGAATCGGCGCGCGTTGCTGAAGGTTCCGAGGCTGGGCCCCAAAGCTTTCGAACAGTGCGCCGGGTTCCTCCGGATCCGCGACGGGGAGGATCCGCTCGACGCGTCAGGTGTGCACCCCGAGGCCTATCCGGTGGTGCGCCGGATCCTGGACCGCTCGGGGGTCACCCTCGCCGAGATCATCGGTGACGAACGGGCGCTGCGGTCTCTGCGACCGGCCGAGTTCGCCGACGACCGCTTCGGGATCCCGACCGTCACCGACATCCTGGCCGAACTGGAGAAGCCCGGACGCGATCCGCGCCCGGCCTTCACGACCGCGACGTTCGCTTCCGGTGTCGAGAAGGTCGGCGACCTCAAGGCGGGCATGGTCCTCGAGGGTGTGGTCACCAACGTCGCGGCCTTCGGGGCGTTTGTCGACGTCGGCGTGCACCAGGACGGCCTGGTCCATGTCTCGGCGATGGCGGATCGTTTCGTCTCCGACCCGCACGAGGTGGTCCGCTCCGGTCAGGTCGTGAAGGTGAAGGTGCTCGACGTCGATGTCGAGCGGCAACGGATCGGGCTGAGCCTGCGCCTGAACGACGCGCCGCCACAGCGGGCGGCGACCGGCGAGCGCCCCAAGCGTGCGCCGGCACCTCGGGAGGCCCTCGGCAAGGGCCGAAAGCCCAAACGCCCCAACGACTCCGGTCGCCGGGAGACGGCTACGTCGAGCGGCTCGATGGCCCAGGCGCTGCGGGACGCGGGTTTCGGGCGGTGA
- a CDS encoding sensor domain-containing protein, translating to MNPPVRRLPVTAVAVAVLAVALVGGCTRHIDDATPTPAALAAPITALQVVDLLSPEVLGEDGNLFVTAEPERCSGLAQEVDPPFLDAHRPLATDGGHWTTEDGAVFVEEMVAVYRFDFDPAAALADARRTIDTCRGTPLTVTTMQDRTYRFDVGDAGESPQASVVWALRAADWNCDNTFVAAHNAAIEITACGAAGGFDVVALAEDALARIDLLANTTT from the coding sequence GTGAATCCCCCTGTGCGCCGCCTCCCGGTCACCGCTGTGGCCGTGGCGGTGCTGGCCGTCGCACTGGTCGGCGGCTGTACCCGGCACATCGATGACGCGACGCCGACGCCGGCTGCGCTCGCCGCCCCCATCACGGCATTGCAGGTCGTCGATCTGCTCAGCCCCGAAGTCCTCGGCGAGGACGGCAATCTGTTCGTCACCGCCGAACCCGAACGGTGCAGCGGGCTCGCGCAGGAGGTGGACCCGCCGTTCCTCGACGCGCACCGGCCGCTGGCCACCGACGGCGGTCACTGGACCACCGAGGACGGTGCGGTGTTCGTCGAGGAGATGGTCGCGGTGTATCGCTTCGACTTCGACCCCGCCGCAGCCCTCGCCGATGCCCGTCGGACGATCGATACCTGCCGCGGCACACCGCTGACCGTCACCACGATGCAGGACCGCACGTATCGCTTCGACGTCGGAGATGCGGGCGAAAGCCCGCAGGCCAGTGTCGTGTGGGCGCTGCGGGCCGCCGACTGGAACTGTGACAACACCTTTGTCGCCGCACACAACGCGGCGATCGAGATCACCGCCTGCGGAGCCGCCGGCGGTTTCGACGTGGTCGCACTCGCCGAGGATGCGCTGGCCCGGATCGACCTGCTGGCCAACACCACGACATGA
- the eutC gene encoding ethanolamine ammonia-lyase subunit EutC, protein MSAEEDRSPAEDVWAPLRRTTQARIGLGRTGNSLPSHRVLEFKAAHSAARDAVHEPLDVHGLSGAVESLGIGAPVHVHSRASSRGEYLRRPDLGRVPADWTELPAPDSGQKADVAFVLADGLSPRALTDHATGLLAALIAEFDGLYRLAPPVIATQARVALGDHIGAALDASNLIVIIGERPGLSVADSLGIYLTHLPRPGRSDADRNCISNIHPPDGLGYQSAARTTAALVAGARRLGRSGVDLKDTSRAALSGGTGQVTA, encoded by the coding sequence ATGTCCGCCGAGGAGGACCGCTCACCCGCCGAGGACGTGTGGGCACCGCTGCGCCGCACCACCCAGGCGCGCATCGGTTTGGGACGCACCGGCAATTCGCTTCCGTCACACCGGGTCCTGGAGTTCAAGGCCGCCCATTCGGCTGCCCGCGACGCAGTGCACGAGCCGCTGGACGTCCACGGACTCAGTGGCGCTGTCGAATCTCTGGGCATCGGCGCGCCGGTGCATGTGCACAGCCGCGCGTCCAGTCGGGGTGAGTACCTGCGACGGCCCGACCTGGGCCGGGTGCCTGCCGACTGGACCGAACTGCCCGCTCCCGATTCGGGACAGAAGGCCGACGTCGCATTCGTGCTGGCCGACGGGCTGTCGCCACGGGCGCTGACCGATCACGCGACGGGATTGCTGGCTGCTTTGATCGCCGAATTCGACGGCCTTTACCGCCTGGCTCCGCCGGTGATCGCCACTCAGGCGCGGGTGGCGCTCGGGGATCACATCGGCGCAGCGCTCGACGCCTCCAATCTCATCGTGATCATCGGCGAACGGCCGGGGTTGTCGGTAGCCGACAGTCTCGGCATCTATCTGACCCACCTGCCGCGCCCGGGTCGCTCCGACGCCGACCGCAACTGCATCTCCAACATCCACCCACCCGACGGTCTGGGTTACCAGAGCGCCGCGCGGACCACCGCTGCGCTGGTGGCCGGGGCCCGTCGGCTCGGGAGATCCGGCGTCGACCTGAAGGACACCAGCCGCGCGGCGCTGTCCGGCGGGACCGGGCAGGTCACCGCTTAG
- a CDS encoding ethanolamine ammonia-lyase subunit EutB → MTYRQQISGRTYQFDGLVDVMAKATPLRSGDELAGCAAESDAERAAAAWVLADLPLSTFLNEQVVPYETDDVTRLIIDTHDREAYSPVSHLTVGGFRDWLLHTASDPHSAQQLAAVGAGLTPEMVAAVSKIMRNQDLIAVAAACTVSAAFRTSIGVPGTLTTRLQPNHPTDDPRGIAAATLDGLLMGCGDAVIGINPATDSPQATSDLLHLLDDIRQRFEIPMQSCVLTHVTTTVELIERGAPVDLVFQSIAGTQGANTSFGITLPMLAEANEAGRSLKRGTVGDNVMYLETGQGSALSAHAHLGVGGHPVDQQTLETRAYAVARALDPLLVNTVVGFIGPEYLYDGKQIVRAGLEDHFCGKLLGLPMGVDVCYTNHAEADQDDMDTLLTLLGVAGVAFVITVPGADDVMLGYQSLSFHDALYVRKALGLRPAPEFEAWLARLGMADSDGRVLPVDPAGSPLLGLAAG, encoded by the coding sequence GTGACCTACCGTCAGCAGATCTCAGGCCGCACCTATCAGTTCGACGGACTCGTCGACGTGATGGCCAAGGCCACTCCGCTGCGCTCCGGCGACGAACTCGCCGGTTGCGCAGCGGAGTCGGACGCCGAAAGAGCCGCGGCGGCCTGGGTTCTCGCTGACCTCCCTCTGTCGACCTTCCTCAACGAGCAGGTCGTGCCGTACGAGACCGATGACGTCACCCGGTTGATCATCGACACCCATGACCGTGAGGCGTACTCCCCCGTCTCCCACCTCACGGTCGGCGGGTTCCGCGACTGGCTGCTGCACACCGCTTCGGACCCGCACAGCGCGCAGCAACTCGCTGCTGTCGGCGCGGGCCTGACGCCGGAGATGGTGGCGGCGGTGTCGAAGATCATGCGCAACCAGGACCTGATCGCCGTCGCCGCAGCGTGCACGGTCAGCGCGGCGTTCCGGACCTCGATCGGAGTGCCGGGCACGCTGACCACACGCCTGCAGCCCAATCACCCGACCGACGATCCGCGCGGCATCGCCGCGGCCACCCTCGACGGACTGCTGATGGGCTGTGGGGATGCGGTGATCGGCATCAACCCGGCGACCGACTCGCCGCAGGCGACCTCTGATCTGCTGCATCTCCTCGACGACATCAGGCAGCGCTTCGAGATCCCGATGCAGTCGTGCGTACTCACCCATGTCACCACCACCGTGGAACTCATCGAGCGGGGCGCACCGGTCGATCTGGTATTCCAGTCGATCGCCGGAACCCAGGGCGCCAACACGAGTTTCGGCATCACGCTGCCGATGTTGGCCGAAGCCAACGAGGCCGGGCGTTCGTTGAAGCGCGGCACCGTCGGCGACAACGTGATGTACCTCGAGACCGGGCAGGGCTCGGCCCTGTCGGCGCACGCCCATCTGGGTGTCGGGGGTCATCCGGTGGATCAGCAGACCCTGGAGACCCGCGCCTACGCGGTGGCCCGGGCCCTGGACCCGTTGCTGGTCAACACCGTCGTCGGGTTCATCGGTCCCGAGTACCTCTACGACGGTAAGCAGATCGTGCGCGCGGGTCTGGAAGATCACTTCTGCGGCAAGCTGCTCGGGCTGCCGATGGGGGTCGACGTCTGCTACACCAACCATGCCGAGGCCGATCAGGACGACATGGACACGCTGCTGACACTGCTCGGTGTCGCGGGGGTGGCGTTTGTCATCACGGTGCCCGGCGCCGACGACGTCATGCTCGGCTATCAGAGCCTGTCGTTCCACGACGCGCTGTACGTCCGCAAGGCTCTCGGCCTGAGGCCCGCGCCGGAGTTCGAGGCGTGGTTGGCCCGACTGGGCATGGCCGACAGTGACGGACGGGTGCTGCCGGTCGACCCGGCCGGTTCCCCGCTGCTCGGGTTGGCGGCGGGCTGA
- the eat gene encoding ethanolamine permease: protein MSSDSRPRHNPRGVEEYRESDAYLQKRQLKSGTAGWLLLASLGVGYVISGDYSGWNFGLAEGGFGGLAIAAVIIAGMYLALVLGMAEMSSALPAAGGGYTFARRALGPWGGFATGTAILIEYAIAPAAIATFIGAYVESLNLFGITDGWWVYLAVYAIFIGIHLAGVGEALKVMFVITGIALVGLVVFAVSAIGQFDSANLTDIAVDAGATGSSEWLPFGLLGIWAAIPFAIWFFLAIEGVPLAAEEAANPERNVPRGIIAAMGVLLVTCVTVLILTTGAGGAAAMSESGNPLVEALGDGTMAKVVNYIGLAGLIASFFSIIYAYSRQLFALSRAGYLPKVLSVTNSRKAPTLALVVPGIIGFVLSLTGQGALLLNMAVFGAALSYVLMMVSHIVLRKRAPEMHRPYRTPGGVVTTGFALVIAVLAVIATFLVDSTAAFGCVIVFLAFMAYFGFYSRHHLVANSPDEEFAALSAAEDELK from the coding sequence ATGAGTAGCGACAGTCGTCCCAGGCACAACCCACGCGGTGTCGAAGAATATCGGGAGTCGGATGCCTACCTGCAGAAGCGCCAGCTGAAATCGGGCACCGCGGGATGGCTGCTGCTGGCCAGCCTCGGTGTCGGTTACGTCATCTCCGGTGACTATTCGGGCTGGAACTTCGGCTTGGCCGAGGGCGGATTCGGCGGCCTGGCGATCGCTGCGGTCATCATCGCGGGCATGTACCTGGCCCTGGTGCTCGGTATGGCCGAGATGTCGTCCGCACTCCCTGCCGCCGGCGGCGGCTATACCTTCGCGCGTCGAGCACTCGGTCCCTGGGGCGGATTCGCCACCGGCACCGCGATCCTGATCGAGTACGCGATCGCACCCGCCGCCATCGCCACCTTCATCGGTGCGTATGTGGAATCGCTGAACCTGTTCGGCATCACCGACGGGTGGTGGGTCTATCTCGCCGTGTACGCCATCTTCATCGGCATCCACCTGGCCGGCGTGGGTGAGGCGCTCAAGGTGATGTTCGTGATCACCGGCATCGCGCTGGTCGGCCTGGTCGTCTTCGCCGTCTCGGCGATCGGTCAGTTCGACTCAGCGAATCTCACCGACATCGCAGTAGACGCAGGCGCCACCGGGTCTTCTGAGTGGCTGCCGTTCGGCCTGTTGGGCATCTGGGCGGCGATTCCGTTCGCGATCTGGTTCTTCCTGGCTATCGAGGGTGTTCCGCTCGCCGCCGAGGAGGCGGCCAATCCGGAGCGCAACGTGCCGCGGGGCATCATCGCCGCGATGGGCGTCCTGCTCGTCACCTGCGTGACCGTGCTGATCCTCACCACCGGTGCGGGCGGAGCGGCCGCGATGTCGGAATCGGGCAACCCGCTCGTCGAAGCACTGGGCGACGGCACGATGGCCAAGGTCGTGAACTACATCGGTCTGGCAGGTCTGATCGCGAGCTTCTTCTCGATCATCTACGCCTACTCGCGCCAGTTGTTCGCACTGTCGCGGGCCGGTTATCTGCCGAAGGTGCTTTCGGTGACGAACTCCCGCAAGGCACCGACACTGGCGCTCGTGGTGCCCGGCATCATCGGGTTCGTGCTGTCGCTGACCGGCCAGGGTGCCCTTCTGCTGAACATGGCGGTCTTCGGCGCGGCCTTGAGCTACGTGCTGATGATGGTCAGCCACATCGTGCTGCGCAAGCGCGCACCCGAGATGCACCGGCCCTACCGGACCCCCGGCGGTGTCGTCACGACCGGGTTCGCCCTCGTGATCGCCGTCCTGGCAGTCATCGCGACGTTCCTCGTGGACAGCACCGCCGCGTTCGGTTGTGTGATCGTGTTCCTGGCGTTCATGGCCTACTTCGGGTTCTACAGCCGGCACCATCTGGTCGCCAACTCCCCCGACGAGGAGTTCGCGGCGCTGTCAGCCGCCGAGGACGAATTGAAGTGA